The bacterium genome contains the following window.
GATTCCCATAGCGAGGGAAATCAAGGGAATGGTATGGAAAAAGAGTATGAAGATGCCCGCGAAAGCGAAAAGTAAGGAGCCAGCGACTGTGAAATAGAAAGGGTCTTTCCTCTCTGAAAGGGTGCCGAAGATTGGGGAGAAGAGGAGATAAATCAAGGAGGCTAAGAAGCCGATGAAGCCGAGGACAAAGGGAGTAGCGTTAAGTTTTATCGCGAGGAGGGGAATGCTTATGATGTTTAAACCGACAGCTATGTCGCCGAGGAATGCGATCAGGTTGAATAGAGAGCTTCTCTTCGTCGCTGTTTTCATTTAGAATTGAAAATATAAAGGAAATAGAGCAAATGTCAACAACAAAAATGAATGACAAAGGTGATTAAGTATGCTTTTGGCAAGGAATCTATGTATATGTTTCTTGTTCATCGTCCCTTCCTCCTTACTCCGTTCGGCGGTCTTCGTCGGCTGGGGATGGCACGGAGGTTATTATCTCACCGATGAGAGGGGAACACAGAACGCCCTTGACTCCCTCTTTAATGTCCTCACAGAACATCCAGATTTAAAGGCAATCCTTGAGCTTGAACCTTATACCATAGAGAGGATGCTTTCGGGGGAGAAATTTCCTTTAGAGAAAAAGGGAAGGGATAAGATGCTGATCGCCGATTGGAGCTGGGGAGGTACTGGGGAATGGAGTGCTGATTTCGGAGGAGAATACGCCCACAATGGAGAAGTTGGCATCCGACTCCAGTTGATAAAGGGGGACTGGGTTCAGTTAATTCAACCAAAACCCGCGACGAATTTACAGGGCAAAAAGCTCATCTTCAGCGGTTGGATAAGGGCGAAGGAAGGAGAGGGCGCCCATCTTTATATAGATGCTTGGGATTCCTCTGCTTTCATCCCCGGTTCAGCAAAAGCTTCTCAACGCATTCCGCCCGACGGGAAATGGCATTATGTGGAAATAGAATATATCGTCCCACCAAATGCCATCAATATCTTCCCTCAAGCGAAGATAGATTCTCAGCCCGGAATAGCTGATTTTGACGATTTATCCCTCAAGCTGAAGGAAACAGGGGAAGAGCTTCTTTCCAATGGGGGGTTGGAGAAATTAATCGTTTTGAGCTTAAAGGATGAGGGAAGGTTGGCGAAACTTCGCGATTTCATCAAAAAGGGTCAGATAGAGATAGTCGGCGGCGCATACACCCAGCCGATAATGTATACGATAGGAGATGAGGCGGTGATTCGCCAATTCCTCCTCGGCTGCGAGGCGGTGGAAAAGGCTTTAGACACTCCCGTGAAAATCTACGCCGGCTCAAGAGCCAAATATGATTGGACAGCTACCCCAAATCCTAAGGAAATTCGGCTTTGATGCCGTCCTATATCGCACCTCCTGGGGAGCCTTCGGCTTCGTCCCAAGCTACAATGCAGAGGTCGTCAATTGGGTAGGACCAGATGGAACGAAAATAACCGCTATCCCCCAGCCTCAACCTTTAAGGGATGGCTGGGGTGCTCCCGCAACGCCAACGATAAGTAAAGTTGAGGAGTGCGAGAGAAGGGGAATAAGAAATCCATTCTTCATCGCTTTCGGCGATTTTGTAGATTCTTGGGTGAATTCCACAGCATCCTCTTTCATCAACAAAAAGTTTGAGAGCGGATATGCTAATATCTGTCAAGTTTTGCCAGCGGAGAATTTGAGGGGGAAGAGGTTGGTGCTTTCGGGTTTCGTTCGTGCGAGAAAGGGAGATGTTCATCTCTATATTGATGCCCATAACGCTTTAGGCGTAGCGGAGGGAGGAACGCAATCGGAGAATTGCCCACTTGATAATCAATGGCATTTTCTCTCCATTAATTTCCTCGTTCCTGAAGATGCAGTTTACATATATCCTCAGGGAAGGATAATTTCCTCTGAGGAGGGAGACGCCGATTTTGATGCTTTGAGTTTAATGACGGAGGATGGAAGAGAACTCCTCCGTTTCGGCTCCTTTGAAGCGGAGAGCATGCGCGAGCAATGGGCTATAGGTCATAGCGAGGGAGTGGAGGCAAAGGGAGAGATAGCAAAGGGAGAGGCAAAGGATGGGGAGAAGTTTTTGCATCTTTCTATGAATGCTCCCTCCCCTTCTTATGAGGTAAAGATTGCCACGATAGGGGAATATTTATCATCTTTAGGGAAGCCAAAGGGAGATTGGAAGGATGCTTATAGGGGATTTGAGCATCGCTTTCCCTTTGCCCTTCTCGCTGGTCGCCCCCAGAAGGCTGATAGGATAGGAGAGAACTCCATTTTGAGGGCAGAACGGCTTTTATCCCTCGCCTATGGGGAATCAAAGAAGACCTTTCCGAAGGAGATTTCTCAAAAGCTTTCCGATGCCTGGCGCCTTCTTCTCATCGGTCATCATCACGATGCCTGGGTTTGCGCTCCCGTCATCTTCGGGATATGGCACAGGGGTTTCAAATCCTATGCCGAGCTGACTTATGAAGCTTCAAGGGAGGTTGTTGAGATTTGTCGCTCTATTGAGGAGTCGCTTAAAGGAAATGATTGGAGAAGCTTTAATCTCTTAAATTTAACGGGAAGCGAGCGGGAGGAAATCGTGAATTTACGGATTTCCCTTCCAAAGGGATTTGTGAGAAATCCCCTCTTTCAGAGTTTGGGAAAGCCCATTCCCGCTGAGATAGAGGTCTTATCCCGTCATCCTGATGGAAGCGTGAGAGAGCTTAAAGCTTATCTCCAAGCGAAAATCCCTCCAATGGGATATGTCAGGATAAACTTAAAGGAGGGAAAGGCACACCGAATTGAGAGGAAGGCAAAGGCTAATCTGAGGTATGGAAGGGCGGAAATAGAGAACGATTACCTCAAAGTAATTCTTTCAAAAGAAGGGATTATGGCATATTCTCGGGAAGGAGTCCAGCTTTTGCATAAGCCCGCTTATGTCACCGGGCATTTCCCATCGGGGGATGAGATTTGGAAAATTGAGGAGATAAAGGCTTTCAATGAAGGTCCTTTGGGAGTTGCGGTGGGGAGAGGAAAAATCGGAAATGTCCCCTTTGAATTGCGATTGACTTTATCCCCGCTTTCTCCTCTTGTGAGGGTCAATCTGAGGGTGAATTTTGGGGAGAGAAGCTTCATAGGGGCGACGGGCGAATATCCTCCGATGCCGAATATACCAGATTGGGCAAGGGATGATTTGAAGCTTCGCTTAGTTCTTCCCCTGAATTTTCTTAATCCGAGCTTCTATTCTCAGGGAGCATTTGAGTTGAGGGAGCCTTACGAAAGGTTCTTTCCCATTTTACGCTATGCGGGAGCTGAGGGAATGGGGGAAGGCGTAGCTATCTATACTGATAGGGCTACAAGTGGAATTTTTGATAAAGAGAATTCCTCCTTGAGCATAGCTTTAGCCTATGGCGGGAACTTCATCTATGCGCCTAACAATCAATCTCCTTTATCGGGCGATGAGGAGTATGAGTTGGCGCTATATTTCTATCAAGGTAATAGGGAAGCGGCGAGGGTGAGCCAGCTGGCTGATGAGATTGCTCAGCTTGTTTTAGCTTTTCCTACTGGGGAGGTCTGGAAGAAGGATTCCTTTTCTCTTCTCAGGATAGAGCCCGAGAATGCCGTCGTTTTGAGCGCCCTTTATCCCACCGAGAGGGGGTTGATTTTAAGGCTGTGGCGCCCATATGAGGGTGAGAGGGAGGTTAATGTGAAATTGGAGGGCTGTGGCGAGGTTTGGCTTACGGATATGCGAGGCAATCCGCAAGAAAAGATAGGGGAGAGGGGAACAGCAAGTATAAATATAAAAAAGGATGATATAATCACACTTTTCGCTCCGATTAAATAAACCTCATTACCCTGCCGTCCTTGAGCGGGCTCCCTTCGGCAGCCCGTGGCAATCTCAAAGAGATTGCTTCGCTCCTCGCAATGGGAGAGAGGGTTGTCATTGCGCGCCCGCCTCCGGCGGGCGCGGCAATCTCGTTTTTAAGTGAAAAAGTGTAACAAATTTCCCTCTTTTATGTCTAAATGAAATGAAGCCTCTCCTCTTCATCACCTCCTTTGCCTCCCGGAAAAAGGGATGCCTGCCCTAAAGGGCAGGCATCCCTTTTATTTTACCCTAATCAAAGAACAATTATCCCAAGTTATATGTCCCTCATCATACCTACAACCAATGATAACCTCTAAGATAAATCTAACGGAACTCGTCTCCTTACTCGTCGCGAACTCCAATGCCAATTCTCTATAGGGTCCCGCCTCCCTTATGGTCACTGGCGGATGCTCAACTATTACCTTCCCGCAGGGTGCCAACTCTTGTATGATAAGAGACGCCCTATCTCCCGCGCTCCTTCCAAATCCCTTGCCCCTCAAGTCAACCGCCCTAACCCATGCAGACGCCCTATATGTGGCACCGGGGATTACAGGCACATCTTGATATATCACTGTATGCCCGTTACCATCACTGTGTGTCCTCACAGCTTGATTCCCGCTATGTATTTCCGGCAATCCCCAATCAGGATGATTAATATAATCCCTCTCCTCCCATATATAGCTTTGGGAGGGGCTCAGAAAGAGGTAATTCCAACCCCCGATGTTCGCTTTATCTCCCATTCTGCCATAGCTTCCACCAGTCGTTTCCTCAAAATCGGGATTCCTCAAAAGGTTGACGCCTATTTTTTCTTCCACTTTCACACATATTGGCTTCACTCCTCCCTCCGCCCTTCCCGGTCCGATTTCAATCGCTTGGATAATCGCCTCACCTCCATATGTTCCATAGAGATGGATTGCTATGACGCCGTTCTTCGGTTGAATGTCGTTGAAGACAAGGTCCACCGCTCTCCCTTTCCCTCCCGCCGTTGCCAGCACATCAAAACCCTTTACCATTTCCTTTCCGTTTATCTCTATAGTCATAGCTCTTTCTAAATCTGGCAAATCCCTTGTCTCGGCAAACTTTAGGATGACATAATAGGAGCCGGGACCAACGGTGAAATAAGCGGTCATATCCTTGCTGTGAGCTCCATAGCGATAAATCTCGGGGTCAGATGTGTTGAGGATTGTATGTGCTCTCGGCTCAGTCCACCAAGCAAGCTTCACCACATCCGCTAAATGTCCTAACCTCACGATGAATTCCGTCGCTGGTCGCCAGGAATTGCCCTTGCTATCAATATAATCCTCCCTCTTAGGATATCCGAAGATAACCCTTTGGGCATATCTCGGACCACCACCTTCCCAAAAGCCACAATCTCCTGTCGCATCGGACCACTGAATAACCTTCAAAGTAATTGTATCGCCCCTAGAGCGAGGATTCCCCTTCCCCAATGGAACGACTTTTATAGTATGCTCTCCATTTGATAGACCGCTCTTGTAATAAAGCACTTGATTTTCCCTTTTTATAGGACTCCAGCAATCTATCCCCACCAATTGCTTCTCTCCATCTATATAAATCTCCGCCAAGCCTCCCTCCGGAGAAACATCGCCAATCAACCTCACCTGATTCCCCTTGAATTTGAATTCAAATGGAAGAGATGCGATTCTCTCCATTTTCTGGGGGTCATTTCCCAGAATCCTTATTTTTCGCTTCCCATCATGGCGAATCTTAACTATGAAATCTCCGCAGGGCAGAGATTCCACGATATAACCATTTGAATTCAAGTCCGCCCGTTTGGGAAGAGCTTCTCCATCCGCCAATACTTTTTCTGGCGAGAAGGCGAGACGAAGAACTTCGTGAACTCCCTTGGGAGCGTCAAATGTCTCGTAGGATATATCTCCCACGCCGTAATTCACACTCCTTATAACCGATGTAGACCGCATTATGTGATTTTCCCTCGCTGGTCCGAATATCTCCGGTAGCCAAGCCATCACGCTAAGGCAATGTTTGAGCGCCATAGGATGGGCGATTTTGAACCAATCGCCAGCGACGATTTGTCCTCCATCTATGTTATCCTCCACAACCCCCGTCTCATGGGCATCATAAGTGGCAAGGATTATCTGACGCCTTGCCATCTCCTTCGCCCATTCATCATTTAAAATAACCCCATATTGAGCATAAACCGTAGCCAATTCCATCGGACCATACCAAAGGGAGCGTCCACAGCAGCCGCTCGATTCGGGATAAGCCCAAGCCCCGTGATAGACATCTCCGTTTGAAAAAGGAGAAACGCTAGTTCTGTTTATGAAAAGGGACATTATGTTTCTGCAATCCGCTCTCCAATTGGGGAATCTATCGGGGTGTTCCATCATGTAGCGGACGACGAACTCCGTGACATTTTCCGCCTGCACAGGGTCAGGCCAATCCCAATAATTTCTCCCCCAAGTATCATCTATCGTCCAGCGGGGAAGGAGGACTTCTCGGAGATATCTCTCTCCCGCTTGCCTCGCCTTCGTTATGCTTCCCGGCTGGCGTCCCGTATAGCCGAGCTTCTCCAATTCATCCAAGAAAGTGAGAATGAACGCAATCCCTCCGGTTTGGATATCCTCCCAGGGGACATCCTCGGGATTGGCATAGCGTCCCCAGGGAGCTACTCCGGGGCGGGTATCCGCCTTTTCGGCAAGCAAATCCCCCCAATGCTTTGCCATCTCAAGCCAGCGCCTATTCCCTATCATCTTATAGGCTTGAAGGAGGGCTATTCCCACCTCAGCAGTTATATCAAGCTGAATGAAACCGTGAGGATTTGCTTCTTGGTAGGGTTTTCCTCGGTTGGGGACGGAGATGAGAAATCTCGGCCAGGGGTGGTCTGGCGGTGTGAGGCAATAATCAAGGAGGTATTCAGCGGTCATCCAAATGAGGGGAATAGCGGAAGCATCGCCTGAAAAGCGATAATATTCAACGAGGGAAGAGATTATATAGGCGGAGCGCTGACCGAGGTCGCCGTTGAGCCAATCGTCAAGGGGAGGGATGGTGATTTCTCCCTGAGGGGAGATTGACCATCTGCTATTGAATACGAAATGGGGGGCGGGGATAACGGATTGAGGAGGAGTTGCCCAGGGATATCGCTTAAGCGTTTCTGCGGCAATTCTCACTCTAAAGCTCAGTTGACCATCCTGACCTTTATACCATGGGGCAATGACGCCAAAGCGGTCCTCAACCGCTTCGTGGGCGTAATAGCGTTTGTTAATGACTTGCCCTAAAGAGGTGGAAAGGATAAGACAGATGGAAAGAAAAAGAATTTTTTCGGACATTTAAATCACCCTTCAAAATGTTATTAGAAAAGGGAAGGCATCGCAAATAAATTTAATTATTTTTACGAGCCCGACGAAGTCAGGGGCGCCAATCTCCCCCTCTCTCCATTGCGAGGGTTCCCTTCGGGGAACGGCGGCAATCTCCTCTTGTCATTGCGAGGGCTCCCGAAGGGAGCCCGTGCCAATCTCGTCTTTTAAAGGAATGTATTTTCCTTCCCAAAAGAGATTACCACGCCTGACCGCCAAAGCGGTCAGGCTCGCAATGATAGAAAGGTTATCATTGCTGACATGGGTAAAGGTTTTTGAAAAATAGGGTGGATTTAAAATAACAAAAAACAACATGTCTCATATAAAAATCTATATCCAGGGACGCGGGTCCGACAAAGGAGAGCTTGACAATTTCATTCTTTAGCTACGATTAAATACGAGATTACAAAGCTTCTCCAAGGAAAGGTGGGCAAATTTCCAAAAAATAGCAAAAATTAGCCCAAAGTTCCAAAAATAATCTGCGATTAAGCCCATAAATTAATTCAAGTTTACTATAGAAAAGGACAATATGCCCCGACGGTTATACATACTCCCTCAAACAACGCGATAGCAACAACCGTTTCCCAGGATATCGGAGCAATAGGATATGTTGGAGTTGCCTATGCTGAGAAATTCGCCAAGAGCGGGAAGGTAAAGATAATAGCGGTTGCAAAAGATAGTAAGTCCACCCCTATGCTTCCAACTAAAGACAACATAAAGAAGGGGAAATATCCTCTGTTCAGGTTCCTTCACAATTACACGAGAGGAAAACCACAGGGATTAGTCAAAGCATATCTTGATTTCGTGGTTTCTCCAGAAGGGCAGAAGATAGTGGAAAAAGTCGGCTATATACCCTTAAAATGAATATAGACTCTTTATTGAAAGGAGAAAGCTATGGAAAGCTTGATTAAGAAAGGATTTTGCGCAGCACTCACGCTCCTTGTGATAAGCCTTGCTTTTTCCGCCGAAGCCACTCTCAGCGGATACACCAAGATCCGCTACACTTGGGACCAGTCCCAAGAGCCTAAAAGCCAGTTTTCCGTCAAGGATTTGAGGCTGAAATATACGCTCAAGATTTCTCGCCTGGTCACCCTTGTGGCTGAGCCGAACTTCACTTCAAAAGTGGTTTTAAAGGAAGCTTTGGTTCAGCTCAACTTGGAAAATAAAAACCAGTTGAGAATGGGGCAGATAAAGGTCCCCTTCGGCTACGAGATGCCCCTCTCGGGAGCTTATCTTGAGGTTCCTGCGATAGCTAACTCCCTCCAGAAGCTCTTCCCCAATCAAACATACGATGCAGGTCTGCTCTACATTTCGCGAAACAGAGTAGCTATAGCTGTGGTTAACGGAACTGGCGAGAATACGAAGGATAACAACAATGCAAAGGATGTAGCTATTCGCTTCTATAACTACGATAAGAAGGATTCTTCCTACGGGACCTCCCTCTATTTCGGGAAGCAAAGGATTGGCGGAAGGGATGTAAAGAAGAATAGAGCTGGTATAGATTTGATGACGCAGAGGAATAACACGATTTTGAGAGGAGAGGCTATTTGGGGCAAGGATGGGGATGAAAACAGCAATGGTTGGTTTCTCCAGCTGCGACAAAACGCTAAGGATGTTGCGTATATTTTAAGATATGAG
Protein-coding sequences here:
- a CDS encoding substrate-binding domain-containing protein; its protein translation is MQVYYRKGQYAPTVIHTPSNNAIATTVSQDIGAIGYVGVAYAEKFAKSGKVKIIAVAKDSKSTPMLPTKDNIKKGKYPLFRFLHNYTRGKPQGLVKAYLDFVVSPEGQKIVEKVGYIPLK